One window of the Salvia splendens isolate huo1 chromosome 1, SspV2, whole genome shotgun sequence genome contains the following:
- the LOC121800019 gene encoding uncharacterized protein LOC121800019: MSTIKESPAVAAASVSSDVPTEYCEAIAEFLKRMGVALTIKPQHNVDDSFSNLIGGGLKVTSVERGKISCFLHVKAPILNSYGGMHGGAVGAVAERVAIACARTVVGDDKDLFLGELGLSYLSAAPHNAEVIIDGNVVRSGRNITVVAVNFRLKDSGRLAFLTRATFYNMPMSSL; this comes from the exons ATGAGCACAATAAAAGAATCTCCGGCGGTGGCAGCTGCCTCAGTCTCTAGTGATGTACCAACAGAATACTGCGAAGCAATCGCTGAATTTTTGAAGCGTATGGGAGTCGCTCTAACAATCAAACCACAGCACAACGTTGACGACTCTTTCTCCAACCTTATAGGAGGAGGACTTAAGGTTACCTCTGTCGAAAGGGGAAAAATCTCCTGCTTTCTCCATGTCAAAGCTCCAATTTTG AATTCTTATGGTGGAATGCATGGAGGTGCAGTTGGGGCTGTTGCTGAGAGGGTTGCCATTGCTTGTGCTAGAACAGTCGTTGGAGACGACAAAGATCTCTTCCTTGGAGAACTTGGCCTCTCATATCTCTCTGCTGCTCCACATAAT GCTGAAGTAATCATTGATGGGAATGTAGTGAGGAGTGGGAGAAACATAACAGTGGTTGCAGTTAATTTCCGCCTAAAGGATTCAGGGCGGCTGGCATTCTTGACTCGAGCCACATTCTACAATATGCCCATGTCGAGTTTGTGA
- the LOC121800027 gene encoding elicitor-responsive protein 3-like: protein MTRGTLEVLLVSAKGLDNSDFLSKSDPYAVITYRTQEKTSGIASVQGSSSEWNESFLFSISSDGTDLKIKLMDKDTFTADDFMGEATIPLQPLFVENNVPPMAYHVVKEDKYCGQIRVGLTFTPQRSRGLEEESYGGWKESSCVE, encoded by the exons ATGACCCGCGGAACCCTTGAAGTTCTTCTTGTTAGCGCCAAAGGTCTCGACAACTCCGATTTTTTAT CTAAGTCGGATCCTTATGCGGTCATCACCTACCGAACTCAGGAGAAGACTAGTGGCATTGCATCAG TTCAAGGATCTAGCTCCGAGTGGAATGAGAGCTTCCTCTTCTCTATATCCAGTGATGGGACTGACCTCAAGATCAAACTAATGGACAAAGACACGTTTACAGCAGACGATTTTATGGGCGAAGCAAC AATTCCTCTCCAGCCTCTGTTTGTTGAAAATAATGTTCCGCCCATGGCATACCATGTCGTCAAAGAGGATAAGTACTGTGGACAGATTAGAGTTGGCCTCACTTTCACTCCCCAG AGGAGTAGAGGCCTTGAAGAGGAGAGCTATGGAGGATGGAAGGAATCATCATGCGTGGAGTGA